The following are encoded in a window of Tolypothrix sp. PCC 7712 genomic DNA:
- a CDS encoding relaxase/mobilization nuclease domain-containing protein codes for MEGNNPRELAAEFRFSRQLNPKVSRAVYHASLSLPHQESLDDETWHEITQKYLQAMCFDMNQYTVVRHIDREHDHIHIVASRIRLDGTTVSDSWDYRRSEAVIRKLEQEYNLQSVQPSWEKDKHSPTTGERRQLARTGEESVRVRLQRSLDQATHDHPTMSELIERSQQQGINVRVGYTRTGKVKGISYQLDGVAFSGTHLGKAYTFPGLQKHRGVNYSPKRDDQRIQKLIDQAVENPTIAAPKKDDKCTKKLIEQVENTAFSVSVTNSLPIPEPANWEQIRLNLSQQYNLPNSLLAELYEKGWLYASLAGQAIFVERTLDDLPTLAKQLEPAGNFTVISVNSERTKNGSFWIATDTTVKRAVLLSDPIEVLSVIALESTFDKEKRKPTLYWSVDDSEQLPLELLQAIDTVVIAFKDNEKVEDLIAEILAELPQAKKVSPGEAGWNGMLTLNKQQPKQSRIPQPQSWELE; via the coding sequence ATGGAAGGAAACAACCCACGAGAACTGGCGGCTGAGTTCCGGTTCTCTAGACAACTAAACCCAAAAGTTAGTAGGGCTGTTTATCATGCTTCCCTCAGCTTGCCTCACCAAGAGAGTTTGGATGATGAAACTTGGCATGAAATTACCCAAAAATATTTGCAAGCAATGTGTTTTGACATGAATCAATATACAGTAGTGCGTCATATTGATCGAGAACATGACCATATACATATTGTTGCCAGTCGCATTCGCTTAGATGGCACTACAGTTTCTGATAGCTGGGATTATCGCAGAAGTGAAGCGGTAATTCGCAAGTTGGAGCAGGAATACAATTTACAATCGGTGCAACCAAGTTGGGAAAAAGATAAGCACAGTCCAACTACTGGCGAACGTAGGCAACTTGCCAGAACTGGAGAGGAAAGCGTTAGAGTGAGACTCCAGCGATCGCTCGACCAAGCAACACACGACCATCCCACTATGTCAGAGTTAATAGAGCGATCGCAACAACAAGGTATTAATGTCCGCGTCGGTTATACTCGCACAGGCAAAGTCAAAGGCATAAGTTACCAACTTGACGGTGTAGCTTTTAGTGGTACACATCTCGGTAAAGCATATACCTTTCCTGGTTTACAAAAGCATCGCGGTGTAAACTACAGTCCCAAGCGGGATGATCAACGCATTCAAAAACTGATAGACCAAGCTGTTGAAAATCCCACAATAGCAGCGCCAAAAAAGGATGACAAATGCACAAAGAAGCTAATAGAGCAAGTTGAAAATACTGCGTTCTCTGTTTCTGTGACCAATTCCTTACCCATACCAGAACCAGCAAACTGGGAGCAAATACGCCTAAACCTAAGCCAGCAGTACAATTTACCCAATTCTCTGCTTGCAGAACTGTATGAAAAGGGTTGGCTCTATGCAAGTCTTGCAGGTCAAGCAATATTTGTGGAACGCACGCTCGATGATCTTCCAACGCTTGCCAAGCAGTTAGAACCAGCAGGTAACTTCACCGTTATTTCCGTTAACTCTGAACGCACAAAAAATGGTAGTTTTTGGATTGCTACAGATACCACAGTCAAAAGAGCAGTGCTACTAAGTGACCCGATTGAAGTTCTCTCTGTCATTGCCTTAGAATCAACTTTTGATAAAGAAAAGCGCAAACCTACATTGTATTGGAGTGTAGACGATAGCGAGCAATTACCTCTAGAACTTTTGCAAGCGATCGATACAGTGGTCATTGCTTTTAAAGATAATGAGAAAGTTGAGGACTTGATAGCTGAGATACTAGCTGAACTACCTCAAGCCAAAAAAGTTTCTCCCGGTGAAGCAGGCTGGAATGGGATGCTAACCCTGAACAAACAGCAACCCAAGCAAAGTCGAATACCACAGCCGCAAAGTTGGGAACTTGAATAA
- a CDS encoding siphovirus Gp157 family protein, with the protein MNLVLAQQSLAGLSQTAAHLWEQLTNCQTPEEEAAIITAIWETQEVQEEVIDIQAELALQLDAEIAAIKQRLEHLKAVHQSALLRLERWRQKLDETILQQTATGILPEQMIGNSLRITIKENPPSCEVLIDAEQLPPKYRREKTVYSADKKAIITAWKKGIPVDGTHIERKRRVIYALTATAIHDFKDALLT; encoded by the coding sequence ATGAATTTAGTACTCGCTCAACAATCCTTAGCAGGACTTTCCCAAACTGCTGCTCATCTCTGGGAACAGTTGACTAATTGCCAGACTCCTGAAGAGGAAGCTGCTATTATTACCGCTATTTGGGAAACTCAGGAAGTTCAAGAAGAAGTTATTGATATCCAAGCAGAACTAGCATTGCAACTGGATGCTGAAATAGCGGCTATTAAGCAACGGCTAGAACATCTAAAAGCTGTACATCAATCAGCACTATTAAGACTAGAACGCTGGCGACAAAAATTAGATGAAACAATTTTACAACAAACCGCTACCGGAATTTTACCTGAACAAATGATCGGTAATTCACTCCGCATCACAATTAAAGAAAATCCACCAAGTTGTGAGGTGCTGATAGATGCAGAACAATTGCCTCCTAAATACCGCAGAGAAAAGACTGTTTACTCAGCAGATAAGAAAGCTATTATTACTGCTTGGAAAAAAGGTATTCCTGTAGATGGCACTCATATCGAGCGTAAGCGCCGAGTTATCTATGCTTTAACAGCAACGGCAATCCACGACTTCAAAGACGCGCTTTTAACTTAG
- a CDS encoding Uma2 family endonuclease: protein MSTVITQSLTLEEFLKLPETKPASEYINGEIIQKPMPKGKHSRLQLRLCNSINDVAESLHIAYAFPELRCSFGIRSVVPDVAVFNWSRIPFAADGEAPNDFLLPPDWTIEILSPEQSSNRVTGNILYCLDHGCQLGWLIDPEDRSILVFRPNQQPELLQGDERLPVLPGIDLELSVAQVFGWLKMSS from the coding sequence ATGTCTACGGTAATTACCCAATCCCTGACCCTGGAGGAGTTTCTCAAACTACCAGAAACAAAGCCTGCCAGCGAATATATTAATGGTGAGATTATTCAGAAACCAATGCCAAAAGGGAAGCATAGCCGATTACAGTTAAGGCTGTGCAACAGTATCAACGATGTTGCCGAAAGCCTGCATATTGCTTATGCCTTTCCAGAACTGCGCTGTAGTTTTGGTATTCGCTCAGTAGTACCTGATGTAGCGGTTTTTAACTGGTCGCGTATTCCCTTTGCTGCTGATGGGGAAGCACCCAATGATTTTCTGCTTCCTCCAGACTGGACAATTGAAATTCTTTCTCCCGAACAAAGTTCAAATCGAGTCACAGGTAATATTCTTTATTGCTTAGATCATGGTTGCCAATTAGGTTGGTTGATAGATCCAGAAGATCGTTCTATTTTAGTCTTCCGTCCAAATCAACAACCAGAACTTTTGCAGGGTGATGAGCGTTTGCCAGTGTTACCCGGGATAGACTTAGAATTAAGTGTTGCTCAGGTGTTTGGTTGGCTAAAAATGAGCAGTTAG
- a CDS encoding IS701 family transposase, with the protein MVQPRPAAPTVKFVDEYCQWYKSLFPDVRSFEAFKYLHVGCISDLKRKTLPEIAKIVGLDNQQGLHHFLTTSPWDIEKLRTLRLELILQVLKGRPIILIIDETGDKKKGSKTDYVKRQYIGNLGKTDNGIVAVTVYGVFCGMTFPLLFEVYKPRERLQAGDKYRTKPEIAAILIKKLQSMGFKFNLVLADSLYGESGKNFISVLDELNLNYIVAIRSNHYVEILPRQHIQYLKWQKFQRVFSDLSRENRFIREIIPGKRGELRYWQITTDPENLPDNTTWYVMSKYPDITPREVGNFYGLRTWVEYGLKQSKNELGWSDFRLTHYPDIERWWEIICSAYLMVSLHSEQLFQSPSQRESKFVSHPWWDNGNGWKNILNNLRLIIQPFTLFNLIYPWLTVFPIPQLALGFFKLQSIIYSLTSSIFISLIHPDFYFSSA; encoded by the coding sequence ATAAAAGTCTGTTTCCAGATGTTAGGAGTTTCGAGGCTTTTAAATATCTCCATGTAGGCTGCATTTCTGATCTAAAACGTAAAACATTGCCAGAAATAGCAAAAATCGTAGGATTAGATAACCAGCAAGGGTTGCATCATTTTCTAACTACATCACCTTGGGATATAGAAAAGTTAAGAACCTTAAGGTTAGAGTTAATTTTACAAGTGCTAAAAGGTAGACCAATCATTTTAATTATTGATGAGACAGGGGATAAAAAGAAAGGGAGCAAGACAGATTATGTGAAACGGCAGTATATAGGAAATTTGGGAAAAACAGATAATGGAATTGTGGCAGTGACAGTATATGGTGTTTTCTGTGGGATGACATTTCCATTACTGTTTGAAGTGTATAAACCCAGGGAAAGATTACAGGCAGGAGATAAGTACCGCACTAAACCAGAAATAGCAGCAATACTGATAAAAAAGCTACAATCAATGGGTTTTAAATTCAACTTAGTACTTGCAGATAGCTTATATGGAGAGAGTGGTAAGAATTTCATATCTGTATTAGATGAACTAAACTTGAACTATATAGTAGCGATTCGGTCAAATCATTATGTAGAAATACTTCCACGACAACATATTCAATATTTAAAGTGGCAGAAGTTTCAAAGGGTATTCTCTGACTTGAGTCGGGAAAATCGATTTATTAGAGAAATTATTCCGGGAAAACGTGGAGAACTTAGATATTGGCAAATTACTACAGATCCAGAAAATTTGCCTGATAACACTACTTGGTATGTGATGAGTAAATATCCAGACATTACGCCAAGAGAAGTTGGAAATTTTTACGGTTTAAGAACTTGGGTCGAGTACGGGTTAAAACAAAGTAAGAATGAATTAGGTTGGTCAGATTTTCGCCTGACTCACTACCCAGATATTGAGCGATGGTGGGAAATTATTTGCAGTGCTTATTTAATGGTTAGTCTGCATTCGGAGCAACTGTTTCAGTCTCCATCACAACGAGAGTCAAAATTTGTTTCACATCCTTGGTGGGATAATGGAAATGGCTGGAAGAACATTCTTAACAATCTTCGTTTGATTATTCAACCTTTTACTTTATTTAATCTGATATATCCCTGGTTAACGGTTTTTCCTATTCCTCAATTAGCTTTGGGTTTTTTTAAACTTCAATCTATTATTTATAGCCTCACCAGTTCAATTTTTATATCCCTGATTCACCCTGATTTCTACTTTTCCTCTGCCTAG